A genome region from Mesotoga infera includes the following:
- a CDS encoding DUF262 domain-containing protein, which produces MKSYDSRTYNINDFVEWDRMGQLELNPRFQRRPVWTDKAKSFLMDTIIRGKPIPKIFIRQRINVTTKSSTRDVVDGQQRLRAILSFVKDGFVISKTQNAEYGGLQFSQLPEEVQSQILAYEISVDLLINLPDSEVLDIFSRLNSYAVLLNEQEKINANHFGPFKVLADRIGHKYNEYWTGQGILTSRSIVRMLDVNLVADLLIAMLEGIKSKKQIKRFYAKYEKSFDRDPIELEERFDNVVDSISSVFPDGLADTEFKRPHVYYSLFTTFAHCLYGLPQFDVSRKDISHGNKEQIRNSLERVEEIFGTDDFANLTRLEQQFLQDCRRATTDEVVRQRRSSFLLSLLP; this is translated from the coding sequence ATGAAGAGTTATGATTCAAGAACCTATAACATCAATGACTTTGTGGAGTGGGATAGAATGGGGCAACTGGAGTTGAACCCTCGCTTCCAAAGACGGCCAGTATGGACTGATAAAGCAAAGAGCTTTCTTATGGATACAATTATAAGAGGGAAACCAATTCCAAAGATATTCATTCGGCAACGGATAAACGTAACTACGAAAAGTTCTACCAGAGATGTTGTAGATGGGCAGCAAAGGTTAAGAGCTATTCTCTCTTTTGTTAAGGATGGCTTCGTGATCAGTAAGACACAGAATGCTGAGTACGGGGGATTACAATTTAGTCAATTGCCAGAAGAGGTGCAATCCCAGATCCTCGCGTATGAGATTTCTGTTGACCTTCTCATTAACCTTCCTGATTCTGAAGTGCTTGATATCTTCAGTAGGTTGAATTCATATGCTGTATTGTTAAATGAGCAAGAGAAAATCAATGCTAATCACTTTGGCCCATTCAAGGTGTTGGCTGACAGAATTGGTCACAAATACAATGAATACTGGACAGGTCAAGGAATATTAACTTCAAGAAGCATTGTTCGTATGTTGGACGTCAACCTTGTCGCAGATTTGCTTATTGCAATGCTTGAAGGTATCAAATCCAAAAAGCAAATAAAGAGATTCTATGCGAAATATGAGAAATCGTTTGACCGTGACCCGATAGAACTGGAGGAAAGATTCGATAATGTTGTTGACTCGATTTCTTCGGTTTTTCCTGACGGTTTGGCAGATACAGAGTTCAAGCGTCCACATGTTTACTATTCACTTTTTACTACCTTCGCACATTGTCTCTATGGATTACCTCAGTTTGATGTCTCGAGAAAGGACATTTCACATGGCAACAAAGAGCAAATTAGGAATTCACTAGAGAGGGTTGAAGAGATTTTTGGTACTGATGATTTCGCAAATTTAACGAGGCTAGAACAGCAGTTTCTTCAGGATTGCAGAAGAGCTACAACTGATGAGGTTGTAAGGCAGAGAAGGTCTTCTTTTCTTCTGTCACTACTTCCTTAG